One segment of Carya illinoinensis cultivar Pawnee chromosome 13, C.illinoinensisPawnee_v1, whole genome shotgun sequence DNA contains the following:
- the LOC122292623 gene encoding probable xyloglucan glycosyltransferase 6 — translation MSRAPNYEFQEWWNKQRDKDLELLPQPSSDNPLNSTSFLSVQISSDPTVDKGRSRSARQLSWLCLLRFQHIAASIASLTTAFLSLLRTANRRISSPDSAADSSSSRLYRAIKAFLVVVLLLLSIELVAYFKGWHFRPPSVASATEVLGMVGFVYANWLDIRANYLAPPLQSLTNVCIVLFLIQSVDRIALILGCFWIKFRRLRPVAPMEYAADAENANADYYPMVLVQIPMCNEREVYQQSIAAVCIQDWPKERMLVQVLDDSDDLDVQLLIKAEVQKWQQRGVRILYRHRLIRTGYKAGNLKSAMSCDYVKDYEFVAIFDADFQPGPDFLKKTIPYFKGNDDLALVQTRWSFVNKDENLLTRLQNVNLSFHFEVEQQVNGMFINFFGFNGTAGVWRIKALEECGGWLERTTVEDMDIAVRAHLCGWKFIYLNDVKCLCELPESYEAYKKQQHRWHSGPMQLFRLCFVDILRSKVSLAKKANLIFLFFLLRKLILPFYSFTLFCIILPMTMFMPEAQLPSWVVCYVPGIMSILNILPAPRSFPFIVPYLLFENTMSVTKFNAMISGLFRFGSSYEWIVTKKLGRSSETDLVAFEKESDPLMENISLLRSSSDSGLEELNKLEMSKKTGKSRRNRLYRKELALAFILLTASVRSLLSAQGIHFYFLLFQGVSFLVVGLDLIGEQVS, via the exons ATGTCTCGAGCTCCGAACTACGAGTTCCAGGAATGGTGGAACAAGCAGAGAGACAAAGACCTGGAGCTCCTTCCCCAACCTTCCTCCGACAATCCTCTTAATTCCACTTCTTTTCTTTCAGTCCAGATCAGCTCCGATCCGACGGTCGACAAGGGCCGCTCTCGTAGCGCTCGCCAGCTTTCCTGGCTCTGCCTCTTGAGGTTCCAGCATATCGCCGCCTCCATTGCCTCCCTCACCACCGCCTTCCTTTCCCTTCTCCGTACTGCCAACCGTCGGATCTCCTCACCGGACTCCGCCGCCGACTCGTCCTCCTCGCGTCTCTACCGCGCGATCAAGGCGTTCTTGGTCGTGGTTCTGCTCTTGTTGTCCATCGAACTCGTCGCTTACTTCAAAGGATGGCATTTCAGGCCGCCCTCAGTGGCGTCCGCCACCGAGGTGTTGGGAATGGTCGGGTTCGTGTACGCCAATTGGCTGGATATTCGCGCCAATTACTTGGCTCCGCCGCTGCAGAGCTTAACCAATGTATGCATCGTGCTGTTTCTGATTCAGTCGGTGGACCGCATCGCCTTGATTCTCGGATGTTTCTGGATCAAATTCCGGAGATTGAGGCCCGTGGCACCGATGGAATATGCCGCTGATGCGGAGAATGCAAATGCCGATTATTATCCGATGGTATTGGTGCAAATCCCAATGTGCAATGAGAGGGAG GTTTACCAACAATCTATTGCAGCAGTTTGTATCCAGGACTGGCCAAAGGAGAGAATGCTTGTACAGGTTTTAGATGATTCTGATGACTTGGATGTGCAACTCCTTATCAAGGCAGAAGTACAGAAATGGCAACAAAGGGGTGTTCGCATATTATATAGACATCGTCTGATTCGCACTGGCTATAAGGCTGGGAATCTCAAATCTGCAATGAGCTGTGATTATGTAAAAGATTATGAGTTTGTGGCGATCTTTGATGCAGATTTTCAACCAGGACCCGACTTCTTGAAGAAAACTATTCCTTATTTTAAG GGAAATGATGATCTGGCATTGGTCCAGACAAGGTGGTCATTTGTGAACAAGGATGAGAACTTGCTTACAAGATTGCAGAACGTAAACTTATCATTTCACTTTGAGGTTGAACAACAGGTCAATGGCATGTTTATAAACTTCTTTGGGTTTAATGGAACTGCTGGTGTTTGGAGAATTAAAGCTCTTGAAGAATGTGGTGGCTGGTTGGAACGAACAACTGTTGAGGACATGGACATTGCTGTCCGTGCTCATCTTTGTGGTTGGAAATTCATATATCTGAATGATGTTAAG TGCCTTTGTGAGCTCCCAGAATCCTATGAGGCTTATAAGAAACAGCAACATCGATGGCATTCAGGTCCAATGCAGCTGTTCCGTTTGTGCTTTGTAGACATACTCCGCTCAAAG GTGAGTTTGGCCAAGAAAGCCAATttgatatttcttttcttcctcctaAGGAAGCTTATCCTGCCATTTTATTCATTCACCCTCTTCTGCATCATTCTTCCCATGACCATGTTCATGCCAGAAGCTCAGCTACCATCTTGGGTTGTTTGTTATGTTCCCGGAATCATGTCTATCTTAAACATCCTTCCTGCACCACGGTCATTCCCATTTATAGTTCCTTACCTTCTTTTTGAGAACACCATGTCCGTGACCAAGTTTAATGCCATGATATCTGGATTGTTTCGGTTTGGTAGTTCTTATGAGTGGATAGTCACGAAGAAATTGGGAAGATCATCAGAGACAGACCTAGTTGCCTTTGAGAAGGAATCTGATCCACTAATGGAAAATATCAGTCTTCTCAGGTCGTCCTCGGATTCAGGCCTGGAAGAGCTGAACAAACTAGAGATGTCAAAGAAAACTGGGAAAAGTAGAAGAAACCGTTTGTATAGGAAGGAACTGGCACTTGCATTCATTTTGTTAACTGCCTCAGTGAGAAGCTTGTTGTCTGCCCAAGGaattcatttctattttctattattCCAAGGAGTCAGTTTCTTAGTTGTTGGTCTGGATCTGATAGGCGAGCAGGTGAGTTGA